The window TGGTGGTTCGACCTCCAGGAATCTTCGACGGCGCGGCCCGCGGTACAGCAGCGCCGTCCAGCCCAACTCCCGCAGCGCCGCCGCGCATCGGGTCAGTTCGCCGTCCTCCTCGTGCGCAGCCCCGCTCCCGGAAGGGCCGAGCCACTCGACCCGTACGGTGCCCGAGGGGGTGCCGGGTTCCACGCGGTACCCCGTCGCCGTACGCCGCCCCGACGCGTCAACCGCGGACGCGGGCAGCCCCGATGCCTCCAGCGCGAGGGCGATCGCCGTTACGGGCCTGTGCAGTTCCCACGGGGCCGGGACGGTCTCCGGGGCGGGGTGCCCGGTGTTGGTCAGCCGCCGTATCTGCAGCATCCCGGCGAACGCGGTCCGCACCGCGGCGGTACGCCTATCCGCGGGGCCCGGGGGTGGCGGACCCTCCCCGGTCGCCGGTTCGAAGACGGTTCCCTCGTCGGCGTTCATCCGCCTCCCCCTTTCGCCCGTACACATTGGTTGTCAGTGTGCGCCGCCCCACTGACAACGCGGCCCCGGACGCGAACAAGAAGGTCAGATGCCGCCCCCGAGCACCTTGCCCGGGTTGAGGATGCCGTGCGGATCCAGTGCCGCCTTCACCGCGTGGTGCATGCCGAGCACCGCGGGTCCCAGCTCCTTGTTCATGCCGCGCATCTTCAGCAGCCCGACCCCGTGCTCGCCCGTGACCGTGCCGCCGAGCGCGAGCGCGTCGTCCAGGATGTCCTCGAATGCCGACTGGGCGCGGGCGCGTGCCGCTTCGTCACCCGGCGGCGTGATGATCAAAGGATGCAGATTGCCGTCGCCGGCATGGGCGATGTTGGCGATCAGGATGCCGTGCCGGGCCGCCGTCCGCTCGATCCGGGCCAGCATCTCCGGTACCGCGGTCCGCGGTACGCAGATGTCCTCGGTCAGGACCGGGCCGAGCCGCTCCAGCGCCGGATAGGCCAGCCGCCGGGCCTGGAACAGGGCATCGGCCTCCTGCTGGTCGGTGGAGACCGCGGCCCAGCTCGCCCCGGCCCGTTCGAAACATTCCCGGACCAGTTCGGCCTCGGCGTCACCCTCGGCCCCCGGGGTGTCGACCCGGCCGAGCAACACCACGTCCGCGTCCGCGGACAGCCCCATCTTCTTCCAGGCGTCGACGGCGGCGAGGCAGTGCCGGTCGACCAGTTCGAGCGCGGACGGGATGACGCCGGACGCCGTCACGGCGCTCACCGCCTCACCGGCTGCGACCACCGACGAGAAGTATCCCGCCACCGTGCGCTCCTGGAGCCGTGCCGGACGCAGCCGCACGGTGATCTCCGTGATCACCCCAAGGGTGCCCTCGGAGCCGACCATCAGCCCGGCCAGGTCGTATCCCGCCACACCCTTCGCGGTACGGCGGCCCAGCGAGACGACCTCGCCGAGCCCGTTGACCACCTGAAGGCCCAGCACGTAGTCACGCGTCACGCCGTACTTGACGCAGCACATGCCCCCGGCGTTGGTCGCGACGTTCCCGCCGATGGTGGACCAGGGTGAACTGGCCGGATCCGGCGGGTACCACAGCCCGTGCTCCGCACAGGCCGCCCGGAGATCGTCGTTGACCACACCGGGCTGGACCACTGCGAGTCGCTCGGCCGCGTCGATGTCGACGATCCGGTTCATGTCCTCGAACGACAGGATGATCGCCCCGTCGACGGCGTTGGCGCCGCCGGACAGACCGGTGCCCGCACCGCGTGGCACCAGCGGAATGCGGTGGGCGAGACAGTGGCGCACCACATCACGCACCTCGTCAGTGCTCTCGGGGCGTACCACGGCCAGCGGCATTCCGTACGGCGCCCACTCGGCCTCGTCGTGCTGGTACCGGGCCAGACCCGCCGGATCGGTCAGTATGCGCCGGGCCGGAATGCTGTCGACAGGTGCGTTTTCCACGATGGTGGCCACCTCCTGTAAAGATGCACAATGCACCATTGTCGCGCGCGGAGCTGCCCGGCTCGTGGGGGAGGCCCCCGTTCGGCGGTTACGGAACCGCCGTCCCCGCGCCCGGCCCGGCAGGCCGCTCCGTGAAGGACACCGCGTGGATCAGGCGCACGGTGAGACTCGGTAGGCTCGACCGTCCATGAACCCCGTACACCGGAGGATCCAGGCACCGTGCCCCACGACGACCGAGTTCCCGGCCCCGACCGCGCGGACAGCTCCGGCCGGGCCGGTCTGCGCGCCGACTGCGGGAACTGCTTCGGGCTGTGCTGCGTCGCGCTGACCCTGACCCGGTCCGCGGACTTCGCCATCAACAAGGATGCCGGTAAACCCTGCCGCAACCTTCAGGACGACTTCCGCTGCGGCATCCACACCCGGCTGCGCACCGAGGGCTTTCCGGGCTGCACCGTGTACGACTGCTTCGGCGCCGGCCAGAAGGTCTCCGCGGAGACCTTCGGCGGACGGGACTGGCGCAGGGCCCCGGAGAGTGCCCAGCAGATGTTCCAGGTCTTCCCGGTCATGCGGCAGCTCCACGAACTGCTCTGGTATCTGACGGAGGCGGCCGCCCTGGTACCGGCCCGCCCCCTTCACGGCGACATCGGCCGCACCCTAGACGCGACCGAACGCCTCACCCGCCTCGACGCGGACGCCTTCGCGGACCTGGACGTCTCGGCTCACCGGGACGAGGTCGCCGCCCTGCTCTCGC is drawn from Streptomyces brevispora and contains these coding sequences:
- a CDS encoding FAD-binding oxidoreductase, which translates into the protein MENAPVDSIPARRILTDPAGLARYQHDEAEWAPYGMPLAVVRPESTDEVRDVVRHCLAHRIPLVPRGAGTGLSGGANAVDGAIILSFEDMNRIVDIDAAERLAVVQPGVVNDDLRAACAEHGLWYPPDPASSPWSTIGGNVATNAGGMCCVKYGVTRDYVLGLQVVNGLGEVVSLGRRTAKGVAGYDLAGLMVGSEGTLGVITEITVRLRPARLQERTVAGYFSSVVAAGEAVSAVTASGVIPSALELVDRHCLAAVDAWKKMGLSADADVVLLGRVDTPGAEGDAEAELVRECFERAGASWAAVSTDQQEADALFQARRLAYPALERLGPVLTEDICVPRTAVPEMLARIERTAARHGILIANIAHAGDGNLHPLIITPPGDEAARARAQSAFEDILDDALALGGTVTGEHGVGLLKMRGMNKELGPAVLGMHHAVKAALDPHGILNPGKVLGGGI
- a CDS encoding pentapeptide repeat-containing protein translates to MPHDDRVPGPDRADSSGRAGLRADCGNCFGLCCVALTLTRSADFAINKDAGKPCRNLQDDFRCGIHTRLRTEGFPGCTVYDCFGAGQKVSAETFGGRDWRRAPESAQQMFQVFPVMRQLHELLWYLTEAAALVPARPLHGDIGRTLDATERLTRLDADAFADLDVSAHRDEVAALLSRTSELVRATAPRKKKRNHRGADLIGARLKGADLRGADLRGAYLIAADLTGADLRLADLIGADFRDAELSGADLTGALFLTQSQLNAARGNAATRLPPSLSRPEHWES